The Rhizoctonia solani chromosome 4, complete sequence genome contains a region encoding:
- a CDS encoding eukaryotic translation initiation factor 3 subunit H: MATSMAAAIAATMPERQAAQTAAPATTVVHEAIPASMAKLMDVEAEIPLTSVELDGLVVMKIMKHSQESSNANGLLVGIDLDGTLNVTNSFAMPNLTDDDDKSGKAAANARYQVAMLRQLNEVQGDDSVVGFYQSCTLGGFLRQSLIEQQALHQEKLRHGGVVVVHGIHSSAVRGVASLRAFRLSESFRKAHKNKKFDTASLISNQLTFSAIMEEFPVTVHNTSLLSAFLSNLSLPTQLTSLSPSTFPSAPIEPSFLQFDLNPNAHLERLVDAADAVKAEESNLAYHARQHARERTRAEAKRVEEDAQRANQGLPPMTDEEFARMFRLPSEPSRLESMLLLGQLDTQAKSAAVASSAEMVKMYLARPEAQKGLA, from the exons ATGGCAACATCTATGGCCGCGGCAATTGCCGCTACAATGCCCGAGAGGCAGGCAGCTCAAACTGCTGCACCCGCAACAACAGTCGTCCATGAAGCGATTCCAGCATCGATGGCCAAGTTGATGGATGTAGAGGCTGAGATTCCCCTAACATCTGTAGAGCTAGATGGCTTG GTAGTAATGAAAATTATGAAGCATAGTCAGGAATCATCCAACGCCAATGGACTGCTGGTCGGCATCGACCTCGATGGGACACTGAATGTCACAAATTCATTCGCCATGCCAAACCTGacagatgatgatgacaaGTCGGGCAAGGCCGCAG CAAACGCAAGATACCAAGTAGCTATGCTGAGACAACTAAATGAAGTCCAGGGAGATGATAGCGTTGTAGGATTCTACCAGTCTTGCACACTTGGAGGATTTTTGCGGCAATCTTTGATCGAACAACAAGCATTACACCAAGAGAAACTGCGTCACGGTGGAGTTGTGGTTGTCCATGGTAT ACACTCATCTGCGGTCCGGGGCGTTGCGTCGCTCAGGGCGTTTAGACTATCAGAGTCATTTAGAAAAGCACACAAGAACAAGAAGTTTGATACTGCAAG TTTGATAAGCAACCAGCTAACCTTCTCCGCGATCATGGAAGAATTCCCTGTCACGGTCCATAACACGTCTCTCCTCAGCGCCTTCCTCTCTAATCTGTCTCTACCTACTCAGCTTACCTCGCTATCCCCTTCGACTTTCCCATCTGCGCCTATTGAGCCTTCCTTCCTTCAGTTCGATCTCAACCCCAATGCGCACCTTGAGCGCCTCGTAGATGCCGCCGATGCGGTCAAAGCAGAGGAGAGTAACTTAGCGTACCACGCCAGGCAACACGCTCGTGAACGTACAAGAGCAGAGGCAAAGCGCGTGGAAGAAGACGCTCAACGCGCCAACCAAGGTCTTCCTCCGATGACGGACGAAGAGTTTGCGAGGATGTTCAGGCTTCCTTCCGAGCCGAGCCGATTGGAAAGCATGCTTCTTCTTGGACAACTCGATACACAGGCGAAGAGTGCGGCGGTGGCGAGCTCTGCTGAGATGGTAAAAATGTATCTTGCAAGGCCCGAAGCCCAGAAAGGGCTTGCTTGA
- a CDS encoding deoxyhypusine synthase, protein MSSQLQPEAPAPPATAAAAVLVQSHPVPDNAMPIKGPDFDSPLDLNALLGDMSRKWRLSDEPLTEDESPDYTSPEVRAATKCTVFLGYTSNLISSGLREVILHLVKHKHLSAIVTTAGGIEEDFIKCLNPTYLGDFHLDGAELRRKGMNRIGNLVVPNDNYCKFEDWVTPILNKMLEEQNATGEVWTPSKVIRRLGKEINHEESVYYWAYKNDIPVFCPALTDGSLGDMIYFHSFRNPGLTIDIVRDIRALNDISLKARKAGMIILGGGVCKHQIANAMLMRNGADFSVYINTGQEFDGSDSGARPDEAISWGKIRAGSESVKVFADATLVFPLLVAATYGRAHWEEKSKHAQ, encoded by the exons ATGTCTAGCCAACTACAACCTGAAGCGCCTGCACCCCCTGCAACAGCCGCGGCCGCAGTTTTAGTTCAATCGCACCCCGTGCCCGACAATGCCATGCCGATTAAGGGACCCGATTTTGATTCTCCCCTAGATTTGAACGCATTGCTGGGGGATATGAGC CGCAAATGGCGCCTTTCCGACGAGCCACTGACTGAGGATGAATCTCCCGACTATACATCACCCGAGGTCCGAGCAGCAACCAAGTGCACCGTCTTCTTGGGGTACACCTCGAACCTAATCTCATCAGGTTTACGAGAAGTCATTCTCCACCTAGTCAAGCACAAACATCTCTCCGCAATTGTTACGACTGCCGGTGGCATCGAAGAAGATTTTATCAAGTGTCTTAACCCAACATATCTTGGTGATTTTCATCTTGATGGCGCGGAGTTACGGCGCAAGGGAATGAACAGGATTGGGAATCTAGTCGTACCGAATGACAACTACTGCAAATTTGAGGATTGGGTAACTCCGATTCTGAATAAGATGCTAGAAGAACAGAATGCGACAGGCGAAGTGTGGACCCCAAGCAAGGTCATTAGGAGGCTGGGTAAAGAGATCAACCACGAAGAGTCGGTATACTATTGGGCGTATAAA AATGATATCCCAGTGTTCTGTCCAGCATTGACTGATGGATCCTTGGGCGACATGATCTACTTCCATTCGTTCCGAAACCCTGGTCTAACGATCGATATCGTTCGAGATATTCGAGCACTGAACGATATTTCGCTCAAGGCTCGGAAAGCGGGTATGATTATATTAGGCGGGGGTGTATGCAAGCATCAAATAGCAAATGCAATGCTCATG AGGAATGGTGCCGATTTTTCGGTGTACATC AATACTGGGCAGGAGTTTGATGGTTCGGACTCCGGAGCACGTCCAGATGAGGCTATATCCTGGGGGAAAATACGTGCCGGATCGGAATCGGTTAAG GTATTTGCAGATGCTACACTAGTTTTTCCGCTTTTGGTTGCCGCGACATATGGCAGAGCACATTGGGAAGAAAAGTCGAAGCACGCGCAATGA
- a CDS encoding ribosomal protein S7e — MSVNNKIYRTANAPSTPPDETEVAVAQALIDLENNVPDLKTELRVLQISAAKEVDVKGGKKAIVVFVPVPQLKAFHKVQSRLTRELEKKFADRHVVFIAQRRMLRKPTRTSRVQQKRPRSRTLTSVHEKILEDLVFPTDIVGKRTRVAVDGSKLLKVFLDSKDQNTLEYKLDSFSSIYRRLTGKDVVFEFPTVATD; from the exons ATGTCTGTAAACAACAAGATCTATCGCACGGCCAATGCCCCCAGCACTCCCCCCGATGAGACTGAGGTCGCAGTCGCCCAGGCCTTGATTGATTTGGAGAACAACGTGCCGGACCTGAAGACTGAGCTCCGCGTGCTCCAG ATCTCTGCGGCCAAGGAGGTCGATGTTAAGGGTGGAAAGAAGGCAATTGTTGTCTTTGTCCCTGTTCCTCAACTAAAGGCATTCCACAAGGTGCAATCTCG ATTGACCCGTGAACTCGAGAAAAAGTTTGCCGATCGCCATGTTGTATTCATCGCCCAGCGCCGCATGCTCAGGAAGCCCACCAGGACCTCCCGTGTCCAGCAAAAGCGCCCTC GTTCTCGCACTTTGACCTCGGTCCACGAGAAGATTCTCGAGGATCTCGTGTTCCCTACTGACATTGTCGGAAAGCGAACCCGTGTTGCGGTTGACGGCAGCAAGTTGCTCAAGGT CTTCCTCGACTCAAAAGACCAGAACACCCTCGAGTACAAGCTCGACTCGTTCTCCTCGATCTACCGCCGACTCACTGGAAAGGACGTCGTGTTCGAGTTCCCTACAGTCGCCACAGACTAA
- a CDS encoding major facilitator superfamily transporter, producing MKYPSTKSLLAPSSRAPSPSSPLSSPHSSSGHLETSTPISTNPDMTADDFKPGSEPAHVEDNDMSKVASNDPLRNVDAEFGGTEERRRMERKLLRKLDARMSIMVVIYILNYIDRNNAAAAKLRGFETDLGLKGKEFATLLSILYVGYILMQVPSNMFLNYIGKPSLYLPACMLIWGAISCLTGITHNFVGALLTRFFLGFVEAAFFPGALFLLSKWYKREELGLRTAILYCGNLSSNAFGGLIAAGILDGMQGKLGHAAWRWLFFIEGAVTMAVAILAIFILPDFPSTTKWLSPMERRLAQDAGGEADHDTKEEGAFHGLILAVKDWKVWWLALALTAQVVGLSFNAYFPTLTATLGYNHRRALLARFVPLFVGIIGFVIAEATMNTAGRYIALFLMAQSYAGFIVFFSWCSNSLPRPPSKRAVALALINAFSQLGNVAGSYVWPNEWGTTYRNSYAICIACFGCAIAMCFAFRQHLITLNHRLDNGEEVEGMQERRDALEEAAELEGVTVEEVRQRRKGFRFAY from the exons ATGAAATACCCATCGACCAAAAGCCTGCTCGCCCCCAGCTCAAGAGCCCCATCCCCCTCTTCTCCCCTCTCTTCCCCTCATTCTTCATCTGGGCATTTGGAAACTTCTACACCCATTTCGACGAACCCCGATATGACTGCTGACGATTTCAAACCTGGCTCTGAGCCAGCACATGTCGAAGATAACGATATGTCCAAAGTCGCGTCCAACGATCCGTTGAGGAATGTTGACGCTGAGTTTGGAGGGACCGAAGAGCGCAGACGGATGGAGAGGAAGCTCTTGCGCAAGTTAGATGCACGTATGAGTATCATGGTCGTCATCTACATTTTGAACTAC ATCGACAGAAATAATGCTGCAGCAGCCAAATTACGTGGCTTCGAAACTGACTTGGGTCTCAAGGGCAAGGAGTTTGCAACTTTACTGTCAATCCTCTATGTCGGATACATTTTGATGCAGGTGCCCAG TAACATGTTCTTGAACT ACATCGGCAAACCATCGCTTTACTTGCCAGCATGCATGCTCATTTGGGGTGCAATTTCTTGCCTAACGGGTATTACTCACAA CTTTGTTGGGGCTCTCCTGacccgcttcttcctcggttTTGTGGAAGCTGCCTTTTTCCCTGGTGCGCTTTTCCTCTTGTCCAAATGGTACAAGCGTGAGGAGCTTGGTTTGCGAACTGCAATCCTCTATTGCGGTAACTTGTCTTCCAATGCTTTCGGTGGCTTGATTGCAGCTGGTATTCTTGATGGAATGCAAGGCAAGCTTGGCCATGCTGCGTGGCGCTGGCTGTTCTTTATCGAGGGTGCGGTTACCATGGCTGTCGCCATCCTTGCTATTTTCATCTTGCCCGATTTTCCAAGCACCACTAAGTGGTTGAGCCCCATGGAGAGGCGTCTGGCTCAA GACGCTGGTGGTGAAGCAGACCACGATACCAAAGAGGAAGGCGCATTCCACGGTTTGATTCTTGCCGTTAAGGACTGGAAGGTCTGGTGGCTAGCGCTCGCTCTTACCGCGCAAGTCGTTGGCTTGAGTTTCAATGCCTACTTCCCTACCCTCACCGCGACTCTGGGATACAACC ACCGGCGAGCGCTTCTGGCACGTTTCGTTCCTCTTTTTGTTGGTATCATCGGGTTTGTTATTGCCGAGGCGACTATGAACACTGCAGGGCGATATATTGCGCTCTTCTTG ATGGCACAATCCTATGCCGGATTCATCGTCTTCTTTTCTTGGTGCTCTAACTCGCTCCCCCGCCCACCCTCTAAGCGTGCTGTTGCACTCGCCCTAATCAACGCGTTCTCACAACTTGGGAATGTCGCGGGTTCGTACGTATGGCCGAATGAATGGGGGACAACCTACCGCAACTCCTACGCAATCTGCATTGCATGCTTCGGATGTGCCATTGCTATGTGCTTTGCATTTAGGCAGCACCTCATTACTCTGAACCA TCGCTTGGACAATGGTGAAGAAGTCGAGGGAATGCAAGAGCGCCGAGACGCTCTGGAGGAGGCCGCTGAATTGGAGGGTGTGACCGTTGAAGAAGTCAGGCAGAGACGCAAGGGCTTCCGCTTTGCCTACTAA
- a CDS encoding 3-beta hydroxysteroid dehydrogenase/isomerase family protein, which produces MKVAITGASGKVGQGVIQEALEHTNHELRLIDVREPDERIQNPRVEYVAADLRDYHEFESALAGTDALVHLAVGGFKGPPPFESQDVHNSMVVLSFNALQAAANLGMRFVVLVSSINAIGALFSADPKYDYFPLMRGTLTDRKTGTRVSSRSKQILEIQAAAFARRYPHMSISCLRLHFVTPTRPDYSDQIDAEIRKDMWGWTNLRAAGRACILGLEVEWTGAEVFYIVGPQHCANGHSALDLASQFYPDTKVANSMRSDSGFYDCSKAERLLAVLSSTPHTLTLVDHKPPPEDKTISDPRVKYETRDLREYKEYAEVVKGADALIHLAAFAQPYLASPDVVHNSNVTLSFNALQAASEAGIRWVVLASSVNAIGGCYSQERNLKYQYFPVDENHPSFADEPYSISKSIAELQAQAFAGHTLICLSRHYDSTTSSQKRSGEEQCVLPDEATTEELAKRYFPDAVLRKKFGPQDGLFDCSKAERLLGWKHVGGKQPKSANLGSS; this is translated from the exons ATGAAGGTCGCCATTACGGGTGCTAGTGGAAAGGTTGGCCAAGGTGTCATCCAAGAGGCACTTGAACATACCAACCACGAGCTCAGACTGATCGATGTCCGAGAGCCTGATGAGCGGATTCAAAACCCTCGGGTCGAATACGTGGCAGCCGACTTGCGCGACTACCACGAGTTTGAAAGCGCACTTGCCGGAACGGATGCGTTGGTCCATCTTGCCGTTGGTGGCTTCAAGGGGCCTCCCCCATTCGAGTCGCAAGACGTACACAACTCTATGGTCGTATTGTCCTTCAATGCCCTCCAAG CTGCTGCCAACCTTGGTATGAGATTTGTTGTGCTAGTTAGTAGCATCAACGC TATCGGAGCGTTATTCTCTGCCGATCCGAAATACGATTATTTCCCGCTGATGAGGGGCACCCTTACAGACCGGAAGACGGGTACTCG CGTCTCATCCCGTAGCAAGCAAATATTAGAGATCCAAGCCGCTGCTTTCGCTCGGAGGTATCCCCATATGTCCATCAGTTGCCTCCGGCTACACTTTGTCACACCCACCCGACCCGATTATAGCGACCAGATTGATGCCGAAATTCGCAAAGATATGTGGGGGTGGACCAACCTTCGTGCTGCAGGTCGAGCATGTATACTTGGTCTCGAGGTTGAATGGACCGGAGCAGAGGTCTTCTACATTGTTGGCCCACAGCATTGCGCTAATGGACATAGTGCATTGGACCTTGCGTCCCAGTTTTACCCAGATACCAAGGTGGCGAATTCCATGCGCTCAGACAGCGG TTTCTATGATTGCTCCAAGGCGGAGAGGCTGTTGG CTGTGCTTTCATCAACACCACATACGCTCACCCTGGTCGACCATAAACCACCACCGGAAGATAAGACGATATCTGATCCTCGAGTCAAATATGAGACACGAGATCTTCGAGAATACAAGGAATATGCAGAAGTTGTCAAGGGGGCAGATGCACTTATTCACCTAGCGGCTTTCGCTCAACCATACTTGGCTTCTCCAGATGTAGTGCATAATAGCAACGTAACTTTGTCATTCAATGCACTTCAAG CGGCATCCGAGGCGGGCATTAGATGGGTTGTTTTGGCAAGCAGCGTAAATGCGATAG GGGGATGCTATTCCCAGGAAAGAAACTTGAAGTACCAATACTTCCCGGTAGATGAGAATCACCCCTCCTTCGCTGACGAACCATACTCCATTTC GAAGTCAATTGCTGAACTTCAGGCGCAGGCTTTCGCCGGGCATACCCTAATATGTCTATCTCGGCATTACGATTCCACCACGTCGTCCCAGAAAAGAAGCG GAGAGGAGCAGTGTGTTCTACCCGACGAAGCCACCACCGAGGAGTTAGCAAAGCGATATTTTCCTGACGCAGTTTTGAGGAAGAAATTCGGACCTCAGGATGG GTTATTCGATTGCTCTAAGGCGGAGAGATTACTAGGTTGGAAACATGTTGGAGGAAAGCAGCCAAAATCGGCAAATCTTGGCTCGTCATGA
- a CDS encoding pectate lyase — protein sequence MKLAVLALYFSALVGSASAQDFKLYGYATLGGGTTGGAGGTVTNVTTRDALIAAVKGNSPKTVYVSGNLGSSSTRITVGNNTSIIGIGSSAIVEGGGFNINKASNIIIRNLVIRKVKGNDGITIQKSNRIWVDHNEFYSDTAHGFDYYDGQVDITHADDYITVSWNKFHDHYKSSLIGGDPGGAAEDTGHYKITYHHNSWNNVHTRTPAIRFGAVHVYNNLLENVVSQGIHTRSYGQVLAQANVFINVTEPISSYGFVIPDDSPDDPKGDYEPDGYANESNNLYISSGPNNITRTGTFTTVPYSFPTDAPSSLKAIVDKYSGTTGGAGGAVVNVTTRDELLAAVKGHLPKIVYVLGNVGGNTTTRMSVGNNTSIIGVGKSAIIEGGGFSVNKASNVIIRNLIIRKVVNNDGITVIQSNNVWIDHNEFYSDTEHGFDYYDGQVDITRGSDYVTVSWNKFHDHYKSSLIGSSEKNGDEDTGHFKITYHHNSWNNVHTRTPALRFGTVHLYNNLIENVVSQGVHTRSYGQVLVQANVFRNVKEPISTYGFVIPDDSPIDPSGDYEPDGFANAWNNLYINSGKNNITQIGNFTKVPYSFKPDAPFLVKAIVDRYSGVGKI from the exons ATGAAACTGGCTGTTCTCGCACTTTACTTTTCGGCCCTAGTAGGTAGTGCATCAGCCCAGGACTTTAAGTTGTATGGCTACGCAACTCTGGGTGGAG GAACGACTGGTGGAGCTGGAGGAACAGTCACCAATGTCACAACTAGAGATGCGCTCATTGCGGCTGTTAAG GGAAATTCTCCCAAAACTGTTTATGTGTCGGGAAACCTGGGAAGTAGTTCAACGCGTATCACTGTAGGGAACAATAC GTCTATTATTGGCATTGGGAGCTCAGCAATTGTTGAAGGAGGAGGATTCAACATCAATAAAGCTTCTAACATCATCATTCGTAACCTTGTCATTCGCAAGGTCAAGGGAAATGACGGAATCACAATCCAAAAGAGCAACCGTATATGGGTTGATCATAACGAGTTCTACTCCGATACTGCACATGGATTCGATTACTACGATGGACAGGTTGACATCACACATGCAGATGACTACATTACGGTTTCCT GGAACAAATTTCATGATCATTACAAGTCGTCTTTAATCGGaggtgaccctggtggtgcCGCTGAAGACACTGGGCATTACAAGATCACGTA TCATCACAACTCCTGGAATAACGTACATACCCGAACCCCAG CCATTCGCTTTGGAGCGGTGCACGTTTACAACAACCTATTAGAAAACGTGGTCTCCCA AGGAATCCATACACGCTCGTATGGGCAGGTGCTCGCCCAGGCAAACGTCTTTATCAACGTTACAGAGCCGATTAGTTCATATGGATTCGTTATCCCAGATGATAGTCCA GATGATCCTAAAGGAGATTATGAACCCGATGGTTATGCTAACGAATCAA ATAACCTTTACATCAGCTCTGGTCCCAACAACATTACTCGCACGGGTACTTTTACAACTGTGCCTTACTCATTCCCCACAGACGCTCCTTCATCGTTGAAGGCGATCGTAGATAAGTATTCGG GGACGACGGGTGGAGCTGGAGGGGCAGTGGTAAACGTTACCACCAGAGATGAGCTGCTTGCAGCCGTCAAA GGACATCTGCCTAAAATAGTATATGTACTGGGAAATGTTGGTGGTAATACCACAACGCGCATGAGTGTAGGAAACAACAC ATCCATTATTGGTGTCGGAAAGTCAGCTATTATCGAGGGAGGAGGATTCAGCGTCAACAAGGCCTCAAATGTTATCATCCGAAACTTGATCATCCGTAAAGTCGTGAACAATGACGGGATCACAGTCATTCAAAGCAACAACGTCTGGATTGACCACAATGAATTTTACTCGGATACTGAGCATGGGTTCGATTACTATGATGGGCAGGTAGATATTACGCGTGGTTCAGATTATGTTACTGTGTCTT GGAATAAGTTTCACGACCACTACAAGTCATCACTTATCGGATCTAGCGAGAAGAATGGAGATGAGGATACTGGTCATTTCAAGATTACGTA CCATCATAATTCTTGGAACAATGTCCACACGCGGACTCCAG CACTCCGTTTTGGAACTGTGCACCTTTACAATAACCTGATCGAGAATGTCGTCTCTCA GGGTGTCCATACACGGTCTTATGGACAGGTATTGGTTCAAGCCAACGTCTTCCGCAACGTCAAGGAACCCATTAGTACTTATGGATTTGTTATTCCCGACGACAGCCCT ATTGATCCTAGTGGAGACTACGAACCCGATGGTTTTGCCAACGCATGGA ATAACCTGTACATCAACTCGGGTAAAAATAACATAACGCAAATAGGTAACTTTACcaaagtgccttactccttcaAGCCCGACGCGCCTTTCCTAGTGAAGGCTATCGTGGACAGGTACTCGGGCGTAGGAAAGATTTGA
- a CDS encoding FMN-dependent alpha-hydroxy acid dehydrogenase, producing the protein MLRRQAFACARRTARTLTTSASAANPRSTRAAINPSPAITAGRRLYAFAFGVGGVTLGLVGYKLLPRGGESHQQDIPIELSGRLIPFSEVQKHNTRDSCWVVINGEIYDVTGFLNDHPGGIGPILKVAGSDATRVFVPIHPPDTLSTLPPTSHVGTVDPTTLPAQLTQLTAEELRIKEARANLPSPEAAINLADIEKLAQTVLTQTAWAYYRSAGDDEFSYRENNYAFRRYWFRPRVMNKVSEIQTSTTILGIPTSLPIFVSPAALARLGHPDGEVGITRGVASEGIIQGVSINASCSLNEINDARSTDFSPSSLSHSTSPGQTHSSVTPATTTQNPDASSQQPLIFQIYLNKQRDLSKSLLQKSNQWVSEHRRTKDEGKFTGPAQYGTGTGEAGKKTQGVAQAISGYQDPDVCWDDIAWIRSITKLPLVVKGIQCVEDAEKAYEHGVEGIVLSNHGGRELDFSPAPIDILHELRQKRPDIFKDGRMEVFIDGGIRRGTDVLKALCLGAKAVGLGRPFLYANAAWGEDGVRRCVQIMREEIETGMRLLGVTRVEDLGPHHVKYMDREPAPIPRTDSP; encoded by the exons ATGTTACGTCGACAAGCCTTTGCGTGTGCTCGTCGTACGGCTCGAACACTCACTACTTCGGCGTCAGCTGCCAATCCGCGGTCGACTAGAGCTGCAATAAATCCATCTCCTGCGATAACAGCCGGGCGACGGCTGTATGCGTTTGCCTTTGGTGTTGGGGGAGTCACACTTGGTCTTGTTGGCTACAAGCTCTTGCCACGTGGGGGCGAGTCCCACCAGCAGGATATCCCAATTGAACTCTCTGGTCGGCTCATTCCGTTCAGCGAGGTCCAGAAACATAATACTCGCGATTCATGCTGGGTTGTTATCAATGGCGAAATATATGACGTGACTGGGTTCCTCAACGATCATCCCGGAGGAATTGGCCCCATTCTCAAGGTCGCTGGGTCCGATGCAACTCGTGTATTTGTCCCGATTCACCCGCCCGATACGCTCTCAACGCTGCCGCCCACATCCCACGTTGGCACTGTCGACCCTACAACACTTCCCGCTCAGTTAACTCAACTCACTGCCGAGGAATTGAGGATAAAAGAGGCTAGGGCGAATCTACCGTCACCAGAAGCCGCTATCAATCTTGCGGATATTGAAAAACTCGCTCAAACAGTTCTTACTCAGACAGCATGGGCTTATTATCGTAGTGCTGGAGATGATGAGTTTT CGTACCGTGAAAACAACTATGCCTTCCGCCGGTACTGGTTCCGTCCTCGAGT GATGAACAAAGTATCCGAAATTCAAACGTCTACCACAATTCTCGGTATTCCGACTTCTCTTCCCATCTTCGTCTCGCCTGCTGCACTGGCACGATTAGGCCACCCTGACGGTGAAGTCGGCATCACACGCGGCGTTGCCTCCGAAGGTATTATCCAGGGCGTATCAATTAACGCATCCTGCTCGTTAAATGAAATAAACGATGCACGATCCACCGACTTTTCTCCATCCTCACTCTCACACTCTACTTCGCCCGGTCAAACACACTCTTCTGTCACCCCTGCGACAACCACACAAAATCCAGATGCCTCCTCCCAACAGCCACTTATCTTCCAAATCTACCTCAACAAACAACGCGACCTCTCCAAATCGCTTTTGCAAAAGTCGAATCAATGGGTTTCAGAGC ATAGGCGAACAAAAGATGAGGGAAAGTTTACTGGGCCAGCCCAGTATGGAACCGGAACTGGGGAGGCAGGGAAGAAGACGCAAGGGGTGGCGCAGGCCATTTCGGGCTACCAAGACCCGGACGTGTGCT GGGACGATATCGCGTGGATTCGGAGTATAACCAAACTCCCTCTTGTGGTCAAGGGAATTCAATGTGTTGAAGACGCTGAAAAGGCTTATGAGCACGGAGTTGAAGGCATTGTGCTCTCGAATCACGGAGGACGTGAACTTGACTT CTCTCCAGCACCAATAGATATCCTCCATGAACTCCGCCAAAAGCGACCGGACATTTTCAAAGATGGACGCATGGAGGTATTTATTGATGGCGGGATTCGACGTGGGACCGATGTGCTCAAAGCACTCTGTCTGGGTGCGAAAGCCGTCGGATTGGGCCGTCCTTTCTTGTATGCGAATGCAGCGTGGGGTGAAGACGGGGTGAGGAGATGCGTGCAAA TTATGAGAGAGGAAATTGAGACGGGAATGCGTCTCCTTGGCGTTACACGGGTAGAAGACCTTGGCCCACACCATGTCAAGTACATGGATCGCGAACCAGCGCCCATCCCAAGAACTGATTCTCCATGA